A genome region from Maledivibacter sp. includes the following:
- a CDS encoding 4'-phosphopantetheinyl transferase superfamily protein — protein sequence MEIYGVKITGDIDECIFKNVLSNLDDDRKGRITKAYFIDDKYRLMLAEVLIRLIIIKKLGLQNNSIIFKRGKNGKPYLENDLNFNFNISHSGHWVICAISDIAIGIDIEEIQSIEFKDIAHRFFSQKETSFILDSDEAVRLKNFYRIWTLKESYIKADGRGLALPLKAFTIDITSDDNCKAIDVGLNKRLYFKEFDIDCNYTMAACSRDNDFPDEISFINQNELINEFLNFNNYNF from the coding sequence ATGGAGATTTATGGTGTTAAAATTACTGGGGATATAGATGAATGTATATTTAAAAATGTTTTAAGTAATTTAGATGATGACAGAAAAGGGAGAATAACTAAAGCCTACTTTATTGATGATAAATACAGATTGATGTTGGCAGAGGTATTAATTAGGCTAATCATTATTAAAAAACTAGGCTTACAAAACAATTCAATAATATTTAAAAGGGGAAAAAATGGAAAGCCCTACTTGGAAAATGATCTTAACTTTAATTTTAATATATCCCACTCAGGTCATTGGGTTATATGTGCTATAAGTGATATAGCTATTGGAATAGACATAGAAGAAATACAGTCCATAGAATTTAAGGACATAGCCCATAGATTTTTTTCTCAAAAAGAAACAAGCTTCATCCTTGATAGTGATGAAGCTGTTAGACTTAAGAATTTTTATAGGATATGGACACTAAAAGAAAGCTATATAAAAGCCGATGGGCGAGGATTAGCTTTGCCATTAAAAGCATTTACAATTGATATTACCTCCGATGATAATTGTAAAGCTATCGATGTAGGGCTAAATAAAAGGCTTTATTTTAAAGAGTTTGATATAGACTGCAATTACACTATGGCTGCCTGCTCAAGGGATAATGATTTTCCAGATGAGATATCATTCATTAATCAAAATGAATTAATAAATGAATTTTTGAACTTTAACAATTATAATTTTTGA
- a CDS encoding C39 family peptidase encodes MANMKDTVILPLKEPLVNTWAGNTYLFSIIQNNEESFKWINNLFIQILGVEMFEDQPPDFQFVPGVNPYSPYYLGNSWDMCPYINKYAYHRKFIKNKYPSFTEYLIESINEGIYNYVLLDQCFRGDDKSNDYIHQSLIYGYDLREKKFYIADHFNVSKFSFMKVDFDEVERAFNNVDELFKGKFSPHKTFQREVSIIHAIELQECDYRFDKELFIGFLKEYLLPEKSYGRMYSLSTLLYFGELEDCYKEYYGMDCYEMLKRYLNKLMEDDNKVYKDLRIFSFLKDHKTLMRHRVEYLIENKIIDESNNLLDRIRAIEEDAVVMLNVFLKYYLSNDNKNVSKIIKALDSIKQQEKKFIEDLIDIMEKN; translated from the coding sequence ATGGCTAATATGAAAGATACTGTAATATTGCCCTTAAAGGAGCCTCTTGTGAATACGTGGGCAGGAAACACATATTTATTTTCTATTATTCAAAATAACGAAGAGTCCTTTAAGTGGATTAACAATCTATTTATTCAGATTTTAGGGGTAGAGATGTTTGAGGATCAACCTCCAGACTTTCAATTTGTTCCGGGGGTTAACCCTTATTCTCCATATTATTTAGGTAATTCATGGGATATGTGCCCATATATAAACAAATATGCTTATCATCGAAAGTTTATAAAAAACAAATACCCGTCATTTACAGAGTATTTAATAGAATCCATAAATGAAGGTATATATAATTATGTGTTATTAGATCAATGCTTTCGTGGTGATGATAAAAGTAATGATTATATCCATCAAAGCTTAATTTACGGATATGATCTAAGGGAAAAGAAATTTTATATAGCCGATCACTTTAATGTTTCAAAATTTTCTTTTATGAAGGTGGATTTTGATGAGGTTGAAAGGGCTTTTAATAATGTGGACGAATTATTTAAAGGTAAGTTTAGTCCCCATAAGACCTTTCAAAGGGAGGTTAGCATAATACATGCAATAGAATTGCAGGAGTGCGATTATAGATTTGATAAGGAATTGTTTATAGGATTTTTAAAGGAATATTTACTACCTGAGAAAAGCTATGGACGTATGTATAGCTTATCCACTTTATTATATTTCGGTGAACTTGAGGATTGCTACAAGGAATATTATGGTATGGATTGCTATGAAATGCTTAAGAGATATTTAAACAAGCTAATGGAGGATGACAACAAGGTCTATAAGGACTTAAGGATTTTTAGCTTCTTGAAAGACCACAAAACCTTGATGCGGCATAGGGTAGAGTATTTGATAGAAAATAAAATCATAGATGAATCAAATAACCTTTTAGATAGGATAAGGGCTATAGAAGAAGATGCGGTGGTTATGCTAAATGTATTTTTAAAGTATTATCTATCAAATGATAACAAAAACGTCTCAAAAATAATCAAAGCTTTGGATAGTATTAAACAGCAGGAGAAAAAATTCATTGAAGACCTTATAGATATAATGGAGAAAAATTGA
- the fabD gene encoding ACP S-malonyltransferase yields the protein MKKIALLFPGQGSQYVGMGKNLFDNHIEARRVFEEASEALGYDIKKLCFEGDMKNLTKTENAQPAILTVSVAAFRIYMKEIGIKPFLTAGHSLGEFTALTCAESISFFDCVKIVRDRGRFMQEAVALGNGKMLAVSDIPKEVVEETCGMMLELGHSVYISNYNSPSQIVVSGYKNSVEELEKVLKDKGARTIPLRVSAPFHTPLMERAADRLHNELKKYSFKAPKWPVIANVKAIPYKDSSEIIDNLKAQTILPVRWWDTIEYMDKQAVDTAVEIGPNMILKALMDKGGTGIKAFAYDNKSDMRSLGSEVSSGDYEYGKDTVITRAMAIAVCTKNNNLNNDEYRKGVIEPYRGIECIQEVIEQEERGPSIDEMKQALEMLVSVFSTKKVSDEEQRERFEELFSATGTKSILYEFLESIRRT from the coding sequence GTGAAGAAAATTGCTTTATTATTTCCAGGCCAGGGTTCCCAATATGTTGGAATGGGAAAAAACCTCTTTGACAACCATATAGAGGCTAGAAGGGTTTTTGAGGAAGCGAGTGAGGCATTAGGATACGATATTAAGAAGCTGTGCTTTGAAGGGGATATGAAGAATCTAACCAAAACGGAAAATGCACAGCCGGCTATCCTTACAGTCAGTGTTGCCGCTTTTAGAATATATATGAAGGAAATAGGTATAAAACCCTTCTTAACCGCAGGCCATAGTCTTGGTGAATTTACTGCACTGACATGTGCTGAAAGCATAAGCTTTTTTGATTGTGTAAAAATCGTTAGGGACAGGGGCAGATTTATGCAGGAGGCCGTTGCCCTAGGCAATGGAAAAATGCTTGCGGTTTCAGATATACCTAAAGAAGTGGTTGAAGAGACCTGTGGGATGATGTTGGAATTGGGACATTCTGTATACATATCAAACTACAATTCGCCATCACAAATTGTAGTGAGTGGCTATAAAAATTCAGTAGAAGAATTAGAAAAGGTGCTTAAGGATAAGGGAGCAAGGACAATACCTCTAAGGGTTAGTGCCCCCTTTCATACCCCACTAATGGAGAGGGCAGCTGACAGACTCCATAATGAGTTAAAAAAATATTCCTTTAAGGCACCAAAGTGGCCAGTTATTGCAAATGTAAAGGCTATTCCATATAAGGATAGCAGTGAAATTATTGATAATCTAAAGGCTCAAACCATCTTACCGGTACGATGGTGGGATACCATAGAATATATGGATAAACAAGCTGTGGATACGGCTGTTGAAATTGGGCCTAATATGATACTGAAAGCATTGATGGATAAAGGTGGGACTGGTATAAAAGCCTTTGCATATGATAACAAATCAGATATGAGAAGTCTAGGGAGTGAAGTATCCTCCGGCGATTATGAATATGGTAAAGACACTGTCATAACTAGGGCCATGGCTATTGCAGTTTGTACTAAAAATAACAATTTGAACAATGATGAGTATAGAAAAGGAGTAATAGAGCCATATAGAGGGATAGAGTGTATACAGGAGGTTATTGAACAAGAAGAAAGAGGGCCTAGTATAGATGAGATGAAGCAAGCTTTAGAGATGCTTGTCAGTGTATTTAGTACAAAAAAAGTATCAGATGAGGAGCAAAGGGAAAGGTTTGAAGAACTATTCAGTGCCACAGGAACAAAGAGTATTCTTTATGAATTTTTAGAGTCTATAAGAAGGACTTAG
- a CDS encoding radical SAM protein produces MWVNPGELRDERLVEYVRNLTPKIKQLTLLPTELCNYRCKMCHVWGETGWARKEPEKAISEQLEITVLKRFIDEVLVENKNISVLLSGGEPLLYKHIVELGQYLRSKKLTTYLLTNGTLIKENIDFILNNIIGLCLSIDGPEKYHDSIRQEGSFQEICSNLEALMKEKKRLRKLFPYIQINMTISQYNYASVKDFVRELRERFKEEKIIVYDSSTNPWAKKRDIAINFQPLYFTTKEKGMGYLAQMKELGCESASGWEGFLEDDPIDIDAARLKRDLEDLWRAEGIDYSNFIDVYKYFTDINENFGKSKCIGPWHELTIRRTGDVYPCVDLPDYKIGNIYEASFKDIWEGNKLKKFREFLKKENLEMCNRCTRIWADPDAFNGLW; encoded by the coding sequence ATGTGGGTAAATCCAGGGGAATTAAGGGATGAAAGGCTTGTGGAGTATGTACGCAATCTAACTCCAAAGATAAAGCAGCTTACTTTACTACCAACGGAATTATGTAATTATCGTTGTAAAATGTGCCATGTCTGGGGGGAGACTGGATGGGCTAGAAAGGAACCAGAAAAAGCTATTAGTGAGCAGTTGGAAATAACTGTACTTAAGAGATTTATAGATGAAGTATTGGTAGAGAATAAAAATATTTCTGTTCTTCTTTCAGGGGGAGAGCCACTATTATATAAACACATCGTAGAATTAGGTCAGTACCTAAGGAGTAAAAAGTTGACCACCTATCTTTTGACTAATGGAACTTTAATTAAAGAGAATATTGATTTTATCTTGAATAACATTATTGGACTATGTCTTTCTATTGATGGACCAGAGAAATATCATGATTCCATAAGACAGGAAGGTAGTTTTCAAGAAATTTGTTCAAATCTAGAAGCTTTGATGAAAGAAAAAAAGAGGTTAAGGAAGCTGTTTCCTTATATACAAATTAATATGACAATATCCCAGTACAATTACGCAAGCGTTAAGGATTTTGTTAGAGAATTAAGGGAACGTTTTAAAGAAGAGAAGATAATAGTATATGATTCATCAACGAATCCATGGGCAAAGAAAAGGGATATAGCCATAAATTTTCAACCCTTGTATTTCACTACCAAGGAAAAGGGAATGGGATATTTAGCTCAGATGAAGGAGCTTGGTTGTGAATCTGCTTCTGGCTGGGAAGGCTTTTTAGAGGATGACCCAATTGATATTGATGCCGCTAGGTTAAAGAGGGATTTAGAGGATTTATGGAGAGCAGAGGGTATAGATTATTCAAACTTTATTGATGTATATAAGTATTTTACAGATATTAATGAGAATTTTGGTAAGTCAAAATGTATAGGCCCTTGGCATGAGCTAACCATACGTAGAACAGGGGATGTTTATCCCTGTGTTGATCTTCCAGACTATAAAATTGGAAATATATACGAAGCCTCATTTAAGGATATTTGGGAAGGAAATAAGCTGAAAAAATTCAGAGAGTTTTTAAAGAAAGAAAATCTTGAGATGTGTAATAGATGTACTCGTATATGGGCTGATCCAGATGCTTTTAATGGCCTATGGTAG
- a CDS encoding acyl carrier protein: MSEEIRKRVVNMLKEFIGEDEGLENLGPDDSLSAIGLNSVTFMRVVIAAEMEFEIEWDDRDLSYGKFSTINNITSYIESSINNKAEQAKA; encoded by the coding sequence ATGTCAGAGGAAATCAGAAAAAGAGTAGTCAACATGCTAAAGGAATTTATAGGAGAGGATGAGGGGTTAGAAAATCTAGGACCCGATGATAGTCTATCGGCTATTGGTCTAAACTCTGTAACCTTTATGAGGGTTGTGATTGCTGCCGAGATGGAATTTGAGATTGAATGGGATGATAGGGATTTGAGCTATGGGAAATTTTCAACTATTAACAATATTACAAGCTATATTGAAAGCTCTATCAATAATAAAGCCGAACAAGCAAAGGCATAG